Proteins co-encoded in one Papaver somniferum cultivar HN1 chromosome 5, ASM357369v1, whole genome shotgun sequence genomic window:
- the LOC113283052 gene encoding uncharacterized acetyltransferase At3g50280-like, which translates to MESQEDEVHHISTSIIRPEPTITHSRIDLTTWDLRLLIPGYIQRGLLFTKPKSQDSETIISNLKTSLSQTLDHFFPLAGRLAIEKHDDDDGSTSVYINCNSTGAEFIHAVAQHITVADILEPIYVPSVVESSFFSLNGVMNYDGLVKPLLSVQVTELNDGIFVGCSVNHAVCDGTSFWHFMNSWSEISRSAVGGKSSIRTISRLPVLERCFLKDADRPIRLPFSIDDDCFRKRHVFNTIKSEYEVRFYYFRRETVEMLKAKANADFGPTNGCRISSLQALLGHLWVAVTRARRLDPNGETNYSVVVGNRTRLVPPLPKEYFGNSLQFCVATAKVGELLEKGHGWGALLLNRVIMSPDDAAIRRSWDSWVQKPVFPERSALFQGSTLLTGGSPRFDMYGNDFGWGKPMAVRSGIANKSDGKISVIPGLVQGSLCVEACLSPETLMAMENDTEFANTVSPANYL; encoded by the coding sequence ATGGAAAGCCAAGAAGATGAGGTTCACCATATCTCAACTAGTATAATCAGACCTGAACCTACTATTACTCATTCAAGGATCGACTTAACTACATGGGATCTCCGTCTTCTCATACCTGGATACATTCAAAGAGGTCTTCTCTTTACTAAACCCAAATCACAAGATTCTGAAACGATCATTTCTAACCTTAAGACCTCTCTTTCACAAACATTAGATCACTTCTTTCCTCTTGCCGGACGTCTTGCTATCGAAAAACATGACGATGATGATGGATCCACATCTGTCTACATCAACTGCAACTCTACCGGGGCAGAGTTCATTCACGCAGTTGCTCAACACATAACTGTAGCTGACATACTAGAACCGATTTACGTTCCTAGTGTGgttgaatcttcattcttctcccTAAATGGAGTCATGAACTATGACGGTTTGGTTAAACCGTTGCTGTCAGTCCAAGTAACAGAACTGAATGATGGTATCTTtgttggatgcagcgttaatcatGCCGTGTGTGATGGAACATCATTTTGGCATTTCATGAATTCATGGTCTGAGATATCTAGATCTGCAGTTGGAGGTAAATCATCGATTCGTACCATCTCGCGTCTGCCGGTTCTTGAGAGGTGTTTCCTTAAGGATGCAGATCGCCCCATTCGCTTACCTTTTTCTATTGACGATGATTGTTTCCGAAAAAGACATGTTTTTAATACTATCAAGTCTGAATATGAAGTGAGGTTCTACTATTTCAGACGAGAAACTGTAGAAATGCTTAAAGCAAAAGCCAATGCGGATTTTGGTCCGACAAATGGCTGTCGCATCTCTTCTCTGCAAGCTTTACTCGGTCACTTATGGGTAGCAGTAACGCGTGCTAGGCGTTTGGATCCAAACGGAGAGACTAATTACTCTGTAGTGGTTGGTAATAGGACTAGATTGGTGCCGCCACTGCCTAAAGAGTATTTTGGTAACTCACTGCAGTTCTGCGTTGCGACTGCTAAGGTGGGTGAGTTGCTGGAAAAAGGACATGGTTGGGGAGCATTGTTGCTTAACCGAGTAATTATGTCCCCTGACGATGCAGCAATTCGACGTTCTTGGGACTCATGGGTGCAGAAACCTGTTTTTCCAGAAAGATCAGCACTATTTCAAGGTAGTACATTGCTTACTGGGGGATCTCCAAGATTCGACATGTATGGTAACGATTTTGGTTGGGGGAAACCCATGGCAGTGCGAAGTGGGATCGCTAACAAGTCCGATGGAAAGATTTCTGTGATTCCTGGGTTGGTTCAAGGGAGCTTATGTGTGGAAGCTTGTCTTTCTCCTGAGACATTGATGGCTATGGAGAATGACACAGAGTTCGCCAATACTGTATCTCCAGCTAATTATCTGTGA